In Fluviispira sanaruensis, a genomic segment contains:
- a CDS encoding phosphodiester glycosidase family protein has translation MCYEIKIRKIIVCFLAFLLYSCGALEKKEIFLKNTNTYFVPHTNAKRKVYIDNKNGIIIVHGLKKFSELEKNKDEVIFQYESNYDLYVNKILMKNSVVTISDILTAYRNELPIEIPINIKNKVNNTDEKVFLLTFSKLPILEIKENNILKHPIIRNNTISITKYNDENKYNAEIKINIRGKGSLNNPKSSYAIYGNDDFSNYLKENFKIFSKSNEYSLFSSYNDSSFLREKFGHDLFNRQISGNEIHEIIRMHYVDVFIEGEYVGVYALMNTLNPTDLVYENKDENKFSMLEMNAQNLYSIKKSNEKSLNEALLGQKVDFFSEGKLHNKASGLASFANRNVLCHPDYVNLIDKKYGFAYLSTILALQAVDNLTNNVHLAIHPALSKSELWNKEQMFLPSFKIYYIPWDLDMSLGLMGWKKEVVFQFDANNYNKIYNYGGIFTKPPYNVPLENQASLLTCYTRSYGSHVSFKDEFNKYWLENKENYNGHFSNTRLKKELSENFDILDENGAYARDFKRWSSRSGSKFSTYDLNQLMGWLDNRLGFVEKEFLKIDTNEIIKYKKKQSVRYHSKINVIHFDPKQVKLAIETKEHITGQSDTSLVRNIFNNAALTFTDLYVQDKNNIAGLTGGFFEYWFNGNFVHYKDSNLDEDDINNYFKVFNQKMIQTCDKEGYYPKEGVVTLPIGILKINDKWYSSEEKLTDVVGWNESGEYILDRVKVVWDVVSADGTSLFKNLKKIGSNFVLSSPKINVFRSDAINQEGSPEYISKNISPKRDTQNIVIYFDTFSNRTRTPDNGLEIIVENDIIQNITSEGNNLIPKNGFVLSISNDYLKNNNLLEEIKKLKLGAQLKSVYVFMDENNKPTHAFENMPYVRGKVQTLVLNKKTAVVKSKGNIRDMYIDSTRKVKNLSQYLDVDFYGKKHPRTALCFRKEVKNGNKVESKWSLVLVDGRQRASFGMKINELSDYLVNHLKCDDAINLDGGSSANMIAHGMKMNVSGSWWGYCAGIPRPVSDIIVLKEKSSN, from the coding sequence GTGTGTTATGAAATTAAAATAAGAAAAATTATAGTCTGTTTTTTAGCGTTCTTGCTATATTCTTGCGGAGCGTTGGAAAAAAAAGAAATATTTTTAAAAAATACTAATACTTATTTTGTCCCGCATACAAATGCCAAAAGAAAAGTTTATATAGATAATAAGAATGGAATTATAATTGTCCATGGCTTGAAAAAATTCAGTGAACTTGAAAAAAATAAAGATGAAGTTATTTTTCAATATGAGTCAAATTATGATCTCTATGTAAATAAGATCTTAATGAAAAACTCTGTTGTGACGATCTCTGATATCTTAACTGCGTATAGAAATGAATTGCCTATTGAAATCCCAATTAATATAAAGAATAAGGTAAATAATACGGATGAAAAGGTTTTTCTTCTAACATTTTCAAAATTGCCTATTTTAGAAATTAAAGAAAATAATATTTTAAAACATCCAATAATAAGAAATAATACTATTTCAATTACAAAATATAATGATGAGAATAAATACAATGCTGAGATAAAGATAAATATAAGAGGAAAAGGGAGTTTAAATAATCCAAAATCATCTTACGCTATCTATGGTAATGACGATTTTTCAAATTATTTGAAAGAAAATTTTAAAATTTTTTCTAAATCAAATGAATATAGCTTATTTTCTTCTTACAATGATTCATCTTTTTTACGAGAAAAATTTGGTCATGATCTGTTCAATAGGCAAATTTCAGGTAATGAGATTCATGAAATTATTCGCATGCATTATGTTGATGTATTTATCGAAGGTGAGTACGTTGGAGTGTATGCTCTAATGAATACTCTTAATCCAACAGATTTAGTTTATGAAAATAAAGATGAGAATAAATTTTCTATGCTTGAAATGAATGCACAGAATCTTTACTCCATTAAAAAAAGCAATGAAAAATCGTTGAACGAAGCATTGCTTGGTCAAAAAGTTGATTTTTTTAGTGAAGGAAAGTTACATAACAAAGCTTCAGGATTAGCATCATTTGCCAATCGTAACGTATTATGTCACCCGGATTATGTGAATTTAATTGATAAAAAATATGGTTTTGCATATTTATCGACTATATTGGCTTTACAGGCGGTTGATAATTTAACAAATAATGTTCATTTAGCCATTCACCCAGCGTTGAGTAAAAGTGAATTATGGAATAAAGAACAGATGTTTTTACCAAGCTTTAAAATTTATTATATTCCATGGGATCTTGATATGTCTCTCGGTTTAATGGGGTGGAAAAAAGAAGTTGTATTTCAGTTTGATGCAAATAATTATAACAAAATATATAATTATGGTGGTATTTTTACAAAGCCTCCATACAATGTTCCTTTAGAAAATCAAGCAAGCTTGTTGACATGCTATACAAGATCATATGGTTCTCATGTTAGTTTTAAAGATGAGTTTAATAAATATTGGCTAGAAAATAAAGAAAATTATAATGGCCATTTTAGTAACACTCGGCTTAAAAAAGAATTAAGTGAAAATTTTGATATTTTAGATGAAAATGGAGCTTATGCTCGGGACTTTAAGCGTTGGTCATCACGTTCTGGTAGTAAATTTTCTACTTACGATTTAAATCAATTGATGGGTTGGTTAGACAATCGTCTAGGCTTTGTCGAAAAAGAATTTTTAAAAATTGATACAAATGAAATTATTAAATATAAGAAAAAGCAAAGCGTTCGTTATCATTCAAAAATCAATGTTATTCATTTTGACCCTAAACAAGTAAAGCTTGCCATAGAAACGAAAGAACATATTACTGGACAAAGTGATACAAGCCTTGTCCGCAATATTTTTAATAATGCAGCTTTAACATTTACAGATCTATATGTTCAAGATAAAAATAATATAGCTGGTCTTACAGGCGGTTTCTTTGAATACTGGTTCAATGGAAATTTTGTGCATTACAAAGATAGTAATCTAGATGAAGATGATATTAATAATTACTTTAAAGTTTTTAATCAGAAAATGATTCAGACCTGTGATAAAGAAGGATATTATCCAAAGGAAGGAGTGGTTACATTACCTATAGGAATATTAAAAATAAATGATAAATGGTATTCATCGGAAGAAAAATTAACAGATGTTGTTGGTTGGAATGAAAGTGGTGAATATATTTTAGACAGAGTTAAAGTCGTTTGGGATGTTGTTTCAGCAGATGGCACATCGCTCTTTAAAAATCTAAAAAAGATTGGCTCAAACTTTGTTTTATCTTCGCCAAAAATAAACGTATTTCGTTCAGATGCGATCAATCAAGAAGGAAGTCCTGAATATATAAGTAAGAATATTTCCCCAAAAAGAGACACTCAGAATATAGTTATTTATTTTGATACTTTTTCAAATAGGACAAGAACACCTGATAACGGGCTAGAAATTATCGTTGAAAACGATATTATTCAAAATATTACGAGTGAAGGGAATAACCTTATTCCTAAAAATGGATTTGTGCTTTCTATTAGCAATGACTATCTTAAAAATAATAATTTGTTGGAAGAAATTAAAAAGCTTAAACTTGGAGCTCAATTGAAATCGGTATATGTATTTATGGATGAAAATAATAAACCGACTCACGCTTTCGAAAATATGCCTTATGTACGTGGTAAAGTGCAGACTCTTGTCTTGAATAAAAAAACAGCGGTGGTTAAATCAAAAGGAAATATTCGTGATATGTATATTGATTCCACTCGGAAAGTGAAAAATCTTTCTCAGTACCTTGACGTAGACTTTTATGGGAAAAAACATCCAAGAACGGCTTTATGTTTTAGAAAAGAAGTAAAAAATGGAAATAAAGTTGAGTCAAAATGGTCTTTGGTATTGGTTGATGGACGGCAAAGAGCGTCCTTTGGCATGAAAATAAATGAATTATCCGATTATCTCGTCAATCATTTAAAGTGTGATGATGCTATTAATTTAGATGGTGGAAGTTCAGCTAATATGATCGCGCATGGCATGAAAATGAATGTCAGTGGTTCATGGTGGGGCTATTGTGCTGGCATACCGAGGCCTGTTTCCGATATAATTGTCCTTAAAGAAAAAAGCTCAAACTGA
- the cmk gene encoding (d)CMP kinase — MRIAISGHSGCGNTTATTNVGKALQLKIVNYTFRDLARDLSLNFEEIHKEASTNLIYDYLTDLTLIRNAISNENIVVGTRLAAWLMDAELRIWLHAPLETRATRINRRESEKESSYEQVLYKTLKRDEQNRKRYLRLYGLDIDDHSDFDVTINTEKLTADQVSSLIVAAAKWAKKSQLERTNLHLSRIQEIIAENLQLPIEAVQNPKFPIDVLEIYQKLKKIK, encoded by the coding sequence ATGAGAATTGCAATTTCAGGACATAGCGGATGCGGCAACACAACAGCAACAACAAATGTTGGTAAAGCTCTTCAGCTCAAAATAGTAAACTACACATTTCGCGATTTAGCGCGTGATTTATCTTTAAATTTTGAAGAAATTCATAAAGAAGCAAGTACAAATCTTATTTATGATTATTTAACAGATTTAACTCTCATACGAAACGCAATTTCCAATGAAAATATTGTCGTTGGAACCCGCTTAGCAGCATGGTTAATGGATGCAGAACTGCGCATCTGGTTACATGCCCCCCTCGAAACGAGAGCAACCCGAATCAATAGGCGTGAAAGCGAAAAAGAATCGAGTTATGAGCAAGTACTTTATAAAACTTTAAAGCGAGATGAACAAAATAGAAAAAGATATTTAAGACTTTATGGCTTAGATATCGATGATCACAGTGACTTTGACGTGACAATCAACACCGAAAAGCTCACAGCAGATCAAGTTTCGAGTCTTATTGTCGCTGCTGCAAAGTGGGCTAAAAAAAGCCAATTGGAGCGGACCAACTTACATCTATCTCGCATTCAAGAAATCATAGCAGAAAACCTACAACTGCCCATCGAAGCCGTACAGAATCCTAAATTTCCTATTGATGTATTGGAAATTTATCAAAAGCTCAAAAAGATCAAATGA
- a CDS encoding Asp-tRNA(Asn)/Glu-tRNA(Gln) amidotransferase subunit GatC — translation MTTDFSRESVKRIAELSRLHLSEDEITRYQKELAKILQAFEALSQVPLPDELSGDARSALGIAKGLAADESLSRMHPDEAKNTIATPDFLAQAPDREGVFLRVPAILASST, via the coding sequence ATGACAACAGATTTTTCACGTGAATCCGTAAAACGTATAGCTGAACTGAGCAGATTGCATCTGTCAGAAGATGAAATAACACGTTATCAAAAAGAACTTGCTAAAATTCTTCAAGCTTTTGAAGCACTCTCGCAAGTGCCTTTGCCTGATGAACTTTCCGGTGATGCCCGCTCAGCGCTTGGTATAGCAAAAGGGCTTGCCGCCGATGAATCTCTTTCGAGAATGCATCCCGATGAAGCTAAAAATACAATTGCCACTCCCGATTTTCTTGCACAAGCTCCTGATAGGGAAGGTGTTTTTCTAAGAGTTCCGGCTATATTAGCTTCATCAACTTAA
- the gatA gene encoding Asp-tRNA(Asn)/Glu-tRNA(Gln) amidotransferase subunit GatA, translating to MSHKNKFSSEFVKNINQHSAYSLAKAFRSGERKPSQYLEQLFEHIEKQNPELNALTSLQKEYAFARAKELESKKPAVDQLLYGVPVVIKENIQKIGFSVECASKMLKGYRGQFDSSAVTSLEKAGAILIGSANMDEFAMGSANEHSAHGAVKNPHDPKRVSGGSSGGSSVACAAGFAPISLGSDTGGSVREPAAFCGIFGFKPTYGRVSRYGLVAFGSSLDQISPFARTVEDLDLVLRVIAHEDPLDATSLRGCYESQIEKGTLKGKKVGVIRSLLKSGLDENVSEQFSNLEESLKQQGVEFVDIEIPSLSHTLSVYYVIACAEASSNLSRFDGIRFGHRAENTEDLADLYSKSRSEGFGDEVKRRIMLGTFTLSAGYYDAFYGRALAVRDMMAKEFAAVFKDLDFIYMPTAPTSAFKFGENSHDPLKEYLYDVFTIPANLTGIPAISLPANVKEGCLPVGLQFMAAKGRDAELIAFAAALEKAKLVGTTALV from the coding sequence ATGAGTCATAAAAATAAATTTAGTTCTGAATTTGTCAAAAATATTAATCAACATTCAGCATATTCTTTGGCAAAAGCGTTCCGTTCGGGGGAAAGAAAACCCAGTCAATATTTGGAACAATTGTTTGAGCACATTGAAAAACAAAACCCTGAATTGAATGCATTGACAAGTCTACAAAAAGAATATGCATTTGCACGAGCCAAGGAATTGGAAAGCAAAAAGCCGGCAGTAGACCAACTTCTGTATGGGGTGCCTGTTGTTATTAAGGAAAATATTCAAAAGATTGGATTTTCCGTAGAGTGTGCCTCAAAAATGCTAAAAGGTTATCGTGGGCAATTTGATTCCTCTGCTGTTACTTCTTTAGAAAAAGCAGGAGCTATTCTTATCGGCAGTGCTAATATGGATGAATTTGCTATGGGTTCAGCAAATGAGCACAGCGCACATGGAGCAGTCAAGAATCCGCACGACCCCAAGCGTGTGAGTGGGGGATCGAGCGGCGGCTCATCGGTCGCTTGTGCAGCAGGCTTTGCGCCCATTTCTTTAGGGTCTGACACGGGTGGCAGCGTCCGCGAACCAGCTGCTTTTTGTGGCATATTTGGCTTCAAACCCACTTATGGACGAGTTTCACGCTATGGCCTCGTTGCTTTCGGATCGAGTCTCGATCAAATCTCTCCTTTCGCTAGAACGGTAGAAGATCTCGACCTCGTGCTTAGAGTGATTGCGCATGAGGATCCACTCGATGCTACTTCTCTAAGAGGCTGTTATGAATCTCAAATAGAAAAAGGAACACTCAAAGGAAAAAAAGTAGGAGTCATTCGCAGTTTGCTAAAATCTGGGTTGGATGAGAATGTCTCTGAACAGTTTTCAAATCTTGAGGAGAGCTTAAAACAACAAGGTGTAGAATTCGTAGATATTGAAATTCCATCTTTGTCTCATACTTTAAGTGTTTATTATGTCATCGCATGTGCAGAAGCATCGAGTAATTTATCGCGCTTTGATGGCATTCGCTTTGGACACCGCGCAGAAAATACTGAAGATTTAGCAGATCTTTACAGCAAATCTCGTTCAGAGGGATTTGGGGACGAAGTGAAGCGTAGAATTATGCTAGGGACATTTACTTTAAGTGCTGGTTACTATGATGCCTTTTATGGTCGAGCCCTCGCTGTGCGTGATATGATGGCTAAAGAGTTTGCTGCGGTTTTTAAAGATTTAGATTTTATTTATATGCCTACAGCACCAACAAGTGCATTTAAATTTGGTGAAAATTCTCATGATCCTCTCAAAGAATATCTGTATGATGTTTTCACTATTCCTGCCAACTTAACAGGAATTCCCGCAATATCTTTACCTGCAAATGTAAAAGAGGGATGCTTACCTGTTGGGCTTCAGTTTATGGCTGCTAAGGGAAGGGATGCTGAGTTGATTGCATTTGCTGCTGCTCTCGAAAAAGCAAAACTTGTTGGAACAACAGCATTGGTTTGA
- the gatB gene encoding Asp-tRNA(Asn)/Glu-tRNA(Gln) amidotransferase subunit GatB, whose product MSENNLTSYPKVLEIMKKYDVVIGIEVHCQLATKSKMFSHAKNAYGDSPNSNIDPTCLGLPGALPTINEECVNLAIRMGLALKSNIQPVSVFARKNYFYPDLPKGYQITQYDKPICFGGELFLTSGKKVNIERVQIEEDAGKNIHVGATSLVDYNRSGVGLIEIVSAPDMTSPEEASDYLRKLHSYVVNLDISDGDLERGNFRADANVSIKPKGSNVLGQRCEIKNVNSFKYLEKAIAYEVERQYEVIESGGTIHMETRGYDSDKNVTIGQRSKESAKDYRYFPEPDLPPLVVSIERIEKVRSQMPELPESKAARFIDKYALPEYDAKVITSSRINSAYFESLVNSLLGKVEPKNISNYFMTDVMRASKVFAEEKGISLDELQQVPVSLENSIALLSLQASGTISGRIAKEIFEEMILSGKSPVEIVKEKNLIQISDETSIVKICEQVILENPEQLSQYLSGKEKLFGFFVGQTMKISGGKLNPSKVNEMLKKLLDSKK is encoded by the coding sequence ATGAGCGAAAATAATTTAACAAGTTATCCAAAAGTACTTGAGATAATGAAAAAATATGATGTTGTTATTGGCATTGAAGTTCACTGTCAATTAGCGACAAAAAGCAAAATGTTTAGTCACGCCAAAAATGCATATGGTGATTCTCCGAATTCTAATATTGATCCAACTTGTTTAGGTTTACCAGGAGCTTTACCGACTATCAATGAAGAGTGTGTAAACTTAGCTATCCGTATGGGATTGGCGCTTAAAAGTAACATTCAACCTGTGAGTGTTTTTGCGCGTAAAAACTATTTTTATCCTGACTTACCTAAGGGATATCAAATCACTCAGTATGATAAGCCCATTTGTTTTGGCGGCGAACTTTTTCTAACGAGTGGCAAAAAAGTAAATATTGAGCGTGTGCAAATTGAAGAAGATGCAGGTAAAAATATTCATGTTGGAGCAACGTCTCTCGTTGATTACAACCGTTCGGGAGTGGGGCTGATTGAAATTGTCAGTGCTCCTGATATGACTTCGCCAGAAGAAGCGAGTGATTATTTGCGTAAATTGCATAGCTATGTTGTTAATTTAGATATTTCTGATGGTGACTTAGAGCGAGGAAATTTCCGTGCGGATGCCAATGTTTCTATTAAGCCAAAAGGTTCAAATGTACTTGGCCAACGCTGTGAAATTAAAAATGTGAACTCATTTAAATATCTAGAAAAAGCAATTGCATATGAAGTGGAACGCCAATACGAAGTGATTGAATCAGGTGGAACAATTCATATGGAAACGAGAGGATATGATAGTGATAAAAACGTAACAATTGGCCAACGTAGTAAAGAATCAGCAAAAGATTATCGCTATTTTCCAGAGCCTGACCTGCCTCCTCTTGTTGTTTCTATAGAGAGAATTGAAAAAGTCAGAAGTCAAATGCCTGAGCTGCCTGAAAGCAAAGCTGCACGTTTTATAGATAAATATGCGCTTCCTGAATACGATGCCAAGGTCATCACATCTTCTCGCATTAATAGTGCATATTTTGAATCATTGGTGAATTCATTGCTTGGTAAAGTCGAACCTAAAAACATCTCAAATTATTTTATGACAGATGTGATGAGAGCAAGTAAGGTATTTGCTGAAGAAAAAGGAATTTCGCTGGACGAATTGCAACAGGTTCCTGTGTCTTTAGAAAACAGTATTGCTCTTTTAAGTTTACAAGCTTCAGGAACAATAAGTGGTCGAATTGCAAAAGAAATTTTTGAGGAAATGATTTTAAGTGGAAAATCACCAGTTGAAATTGTTAAAGAAAAAAACTTAATACAAATTTCAGATGAAACTTCGATAGTAAAAATTTGTGAACAAGTTATTTTAGAAAATCCTGAGCAACTTTCGCAGTATTTGTCTGGAAAAGAAAAACTTTTCGGATTCTTTGTTGGTCAAACTATGAAAATTTCTGGTGGTAAATTAAACCCAAGTAAAGTTAATGAAATGTTAAAAAAATTACTTGATTCAAAAAAGTAA
- a CDS encoding TetR/AcrR family transcriptional regulator produces MQTESSELKAQTIVKRQRKNKEDRFEDFICSAKKVFAEKGYDAATIRDIAKEAKCSDGLLFRYFKSKSDLLIAVINNGRVNSQKDILDCLCESNKIEDQIYLIMKIYIEKFKESEQLLRVILSRAITDPEFDDFKIRFKNMDFLKPQIEFFKRRQLKGDISSTCDCEALVMMIYSLAFMIGFNRQALLGIPQEECFDLAKQYIDIFTVGIR; encoded by the coding sequence ATGCAAACAGAATCCTCTGAACTCAAAGCACAAACTATTGTAAAACGGCAAAGAAAAAATAAAGAAGATCGTTTTGAAGATTTTATTTGTAGTGCAAAAAAAGTTTTTGCTGAAAAGGGTTATGATGCAGCTACCATCCGTGACATTGCTAAAGAAGCTAAATGTTCTGATGGACTATTGTTTCGTTATTTTAAATCAAAATCAGATCTTCTCATTGCAGTGATAAATAATGGCAGAGTAAATAGCCAAAAAGATATATTAGATTGTTTATGCGAATCAAATAAAATCGAAGATCAGATTTATTTGATTATGAAAATATATATTGAAAAATTTAAAGAAAGTGAACAACTCTTAAGAGTCATACTTTCAAGAGCAATAACAGATCCAGAATTTGATGATTTTAAAATAAGATTTAAAAATATGGATTTCTTAAAACCTCAAATTGAATTTTTCAAACGCAGACAATTGAAGGGCGATATTTCTTCGACATGTGATTGCGAAGCTTTGGTTATGATGATTTATTCATTGGCCTTTATGATAGGCTTTAATCGTCAAGCTTTACTTGGTATTCCACAGGAAGAATGCTTTGATTTGGCAAAACAATATATCGATATATTTACTGTAGGAATTAGATAA
- a CDS encoding phosphate/phosphite/phosphonate ABC transporter substrate-binding protein, with amino-acid sequence MIFYDWKQKVTFHACLIMSLLILTSCTQLCLNSPELGSKALPIEFYLESPDILNIDEIAVVNLENCIEKNTGYRVHFNYATDEKALITALSRGNAQFALMSSLTYIGASEKTPLQSILLLRKKESPFTRSIILGKSSTWKNYLIKTSLPLNIYSFQNEHTLHFFNNSTVAYTNPESDVGFLVPRMYFLQGNIFPSSAIFVGNYDAVLQAIDENLATIGALSETFLEKKFPNSVPFQIGSQIGHFTILGVSQSIPLKVIVENPKIQLDISKSLINGLEICAQEKNSDFKKIFDADGIQKSNEKSFSFTKELYNFQQENIRILTPRIP; translated from the coding sequence ATGATTTTTTATGATTGGAAACAAAAAGTAACCTTCCATGCTTGCCTAATTATGAGTTTATTGATTTTAACAAGCTGCACTCAACTCTGTTTAAATTCTCCAGAATTGGGTTCTAAAGCATTGCCTATTGAGTTCTATTTAGAAAGCCCTGATATATTAAATATTGATGAAATTGCTGTAGTAAACTTAGAGAATTGCATTGAGAAAAATACCGGATATCGAGTCCATTTTAATTATGCTACGGATGAGAAAGCCTTGATCACTGCTTTGTCAAGGGGTAATGCTCAGTTTGCGCTTATGAGTTCTTTAACCTATATTGGAGCTTCTGAAAAAACTCCGCTGCAAAGTATATTGTTATTACGTAAAAAGGAATCTCCATTTACGCGCTCAATAATTTTAGGGAAAAGCTCTACTTGGAAAAACTATTTAATTAAAACCTCATTGCCTTTGAATATATATTCTTTTCAAAATGAACACACACTTCATTTTTTTAATAATTCAACTGTTGCCTACACCAATCCTGAAAGTGATGTAGGTTTCTTAGTTCCGCGGATGTATTTTCTCCAAGGTAATATTTTTCCTAGCAGCGCAATATTTGTTGGTAATTACGATGCTGTTTTACAAGCTATCGATGAAAATTTAGCCACAATAGGGGCATTGTCAGAAACCTTTTTAGAAAAAAAATTTCCAAATTCTGTTCCTTTTCAAATTGGTTCACAAATAGGCCATTTTACGATTCTTGGCGTTTCACAAAGTATTCCTTTAAAAGTTATCGTTGAAAACCCTAAAATACAGTTAGATATTTCAAAATCTTTAATCAATGGTTTAGAAATTTGTGCTCAAGAAAAGAATTCAGATTTTAAAAAAATATTTGACGCAGATGGCATTCAGAAATCCAATGAAAAATCTTTTTCCTTTACAAAAGAATTATATAATTTCCAACAAGAAAACATACGTATACTTACGCCACGCATTCCTTAA
- a CDS encoding substrate-binding periplasmic protein, whose translation MLARKFLNLKKSSIAIIFLFLIFQKNSCAEEKKIKIIAEEVDMHSFFEVIKPADPKAPPKKEDPKKPVEIVDPNAPPKIVGSDVDIVTKILVKLKIPYEVQIVKWNELEPMIKEGKADIALGIQKTEKYKKYAYFPRIPLRTRNYVYHRLMSEIGNKETLSYEEAVGQNLTVGIVVGFTYPSEFWENYPYEKLQLNRLLYEGRDYKDLVIKLRQKKIDLFIADRERTTMLLKKIGAEESVFKYRNVLYWRDYYCIFPNKSFFPNKEKLIQQFERELYKMKESDLISIINEMWIEKGY comes from the coding sequence ATGCTGGCTAGAAAATTTCTAAATTTAAAGAAATCGTCAATTGCTATTATATTTCTTTTTCTAATATTTCAAAAGAATTCTTGTGCAGAAGAGAAAAAAATAAAGATCATTGCCGAAGAAGTTGATATGCATTCCTTTTTTGAAGTGATTAAACCTGCGGATCCTAAAGCCCCCCCAAAAAAAGAAGATCCTAAAAAACCAGTTGAAATCGTTGACCCCAATGCCCCTCCCAAAATTGTTGGTTCGGATGTTGATATAGTGACGAAAATTTTAGTGAAGTTAAAAATCCCATATGAAGTCCAAATTGTAAAATGGAACGAATTGGAGCCCATGATCAAAGAGGGCAAAGCAGATATTGCTTTAGGCATTCAAAAAACGGAGAAATATAAAAAATATGCTTATTTTCCAAGAATTCCATTGCGCACAAGGAATTATGTTTATCACAGACTCATGAGTGAAATTGGCAATAAAGAAACTTTAAGTTATGAAGAAGCAGTGGGACAAAACTTAACTGTAGGTATCGTCGTTGGCTTTACCTATCCAAGTGAGTTTTGGGAAAATTACCCGTATGAAAAATTGCAATTAAACCGCTTATTGTATGAAGGGCGAGATTACAAAGATCTTGTTATTAAATTAAGACAAAAAAAAATAGATCTCTTTATTGCTGATAGAGAAAGAACAACTATGTTATTAAAAAAAATAGGGGCGGAAGAGTCTGTTTTTAAATATCGAAATGTACTTTACTGGCGAGATTATTATTGCATCTTCCCAAACAAATCTTTTTTCCCTAATAAAGAGAAACTTATACAGCAATTTGAAAGAGAACTTTATAAAATGAAGGAAAGCGATCTGATCTCAATAATCAATGAAATGTGGATCGAAAAAGGATATTAA
- a CDS encoding YaiI/YqxD family protein produces the protein MKIWIDADACPAVIKEIVFKASERLSVEVCLVANQELKIPKSSLISMVKVAKGFDVADAYIVTNLNANDMVITADVPLAALVVEKGALAINPRGELYNEGNISERLSVRNFMQSMRESGLIQGGGPAQFNPADKQRFASTFDKYLHILIKKDKK, from the coding sequence ATGAAAATTTGGATTGATGCAGATGCCTGTCCTGCAGTTATAAAAGAAATTGTCTTTAAAGCTTCTGAAAGATTAAGTGTGGAAGTTTGTTTAGTTGCAAACCAAGAGTTGAAGATTCCCAAATCTTCATTAATCTCAATGGTCAAGGTTGCAAAAGGTTTTGATGTCGCTGATGCATATATTGTTACAAACTTGAATGCGAATGATATGGTCATCACGGCTGATGTGCCTCTTGCTGCTCTGGTGGTCGAAAAAGGAGCTCTTGCTATCAATCCACGCGGAGAACTTTATAATGAAGGTAACATTTCAGAAAGGCTTTCTGTGAGGAATTTTATGCAGTCTATGCGGGAGAGCGGGCTCATTCAAGGTGGAGGCCCTGCTCAGTTTAATCCAGCGGATAAGCAAAGATTTGCATCTACTTTTGATAAATATCTCCATATCTTAATTAAAAAAGATAAGAAATAA